AACAAAAGAGCAATGATTCCAACTACTAAAGAAACGACAGCCTTTGTATTATTTTTTTCTATTTTTCCTACTTGAAAGCCAGTCACCTTCAGGCCCCTTTCTTCTCAAACTTAATTGAATGATTAAGTGAAAAATGATCTTTTCTTGCATCATTTCATACATATACAAGCGTTGCAATGATATGCACTACAGCAAATAAAAGTTATAGTCAGTACCGATTGAATGATTCTGATATAGGAGGAAGAAATGAATACTCATAAATCAATCAGCTGTGATCATTGTGCAAAAAAATTGACGTATCGTACTGATCTCGTTGTGGCAACAGTTTTTCTAGCGGTCGTCCCGTACTGTCACAATTGTTTTGTTAAGAAAATTAAAGGTATGTCTACACTACTTGTGGATAACACACCAGTGAATGGCACAGCCTCGAACGTTTTTTCCGTTTTAGCACTCATTTTTTTACCTCTTTTATTTTTCATCGATTCGCCAGTTAGGTGGGGATTTATAGCGCTTATTCTCCTCTCTCTTGGGTATAGAGCTTATTCTTACTTTGCATATGAACGTCACTTACATTAAGATTAAAATCAATGACTTTACAAAACAAGTTTTTTATCGTTAGAATATAAATAACAACATTATAACCGTAATTCGCACTAGGGGTGCTATAACGCTGAGAGACAGGTGAAATTCCTGTTAACCCTTTGAACCCGAACTAGATAATACTAGCGTGGGGAAGTGCCAGTGACGTCATATGAATATGATACGTTTGACTATCACTGCATTTCCTTGTGGAAGTGCAGTTTTTTTATTGCCCTTTAAGCGAAAATACGGAACGATGTTGAACATATTTTCAAGGAGGAATATTTTCATGCAAGGATTAAGTTGTGGAACTAGTAGAATTGTTGGATGTCGTTTTTCCGTTTATCCAATGACCGACAGATTTGTTGATGTCATTAAAGGAGCGCTAACGGAAGTTGATACGAGCAAAGTATGGATGAAAACAGATGATGTAAGTACATGTATTCGCGGAAGAAGTGAACATGTTTTTGATGTAACAAAAGCGATTTATGTTCATGCTGCAAAAACGGGTGTACACGTTGTCTTCAATGGAACATTTTCAATTGGTTGTCCTGGTGACTCTGATGGAGATACGTACATGTCAGAAGATGATGTCAGGTTAAACGAAGAAGCATCTCAACAAGAAAATATAGAAGTAGCTTCGCAATTTGCCCTCTATCCGATGAATAACGAAAATTATATGCAAGTCATTGCAGACCAGATTGGTATTGCTAAGGAGCACGGGACATTTACAAAAGGTGTTCATTACGCTTCACGCCTTGACGGTGATGCAAATGATGTTTTTAAAACGTTAGAAGAAGCGTTTGTCAATGCTTCGAAAACAGATGAACGTAGCCATGTGACGATGACAACAGCAATTTCAGCGAACAGTCCATCAAAGAAAGATAAATAAGGGGGACAAGTGTCATGACGAGTAAATGGAATTTACGTGAAATTGTCCTTATGTCGATATTAGGTGTCGTCTTCGGAGTTATTTATCTCCTTTTTTACTTTTTCGGTCAAGGCTTAAGAAATGTGTTAACTCCATTTGGCCTTGGTCCATTTGGCTACGAAGTGATTTTTGGGATTTGGTTCATCGTTTCGATCATTACAGCTTATATTATTCGAAAACCAGGAGCTGCACTTATCTCAGAGACAATTGCTGCTACGATTCAAGTATTAATCGGAAGCCCTGCAGGACCGCGACTGATTATCACAGGAATTATCCAAGGACTAGGTGCCGAAGCCGTGTTCGCTGCAACAAAATGGCAAAACTACACAACAAAAGTTCTCGTTTTAGCCGGAATGTCTGCGGCTATTTTCAGCTTTGTATGGGGATGGTATATCTCAGGTTTTGCTGCATTATCTACTGAACTTGTAACAGCGATGTTTATTGTCCGTCTCATTAGTGGTGCACTTCTAGCTGGTTTATTAGGTAAATACATTAGCGATCAACTTGCCAATACCGGTGTACTACGAAGCTATGCTCTTGGGAAGGAGTGGAAAGCACAACGTGAAAACAAAGCATCTTAATAAAGAAAGTCCTCTCATTTCTGTAGAGGACTTCTCTTTTGATTATGACTCTCAAAAAAATCCGACGATTAAAAATATGAATTTACGAATCGAAAGAAATGAAACGGTTCTCCTAATGGGACCAAGTGGCTCAGGAAAAAGCACGCTAGCCCTTTGTTTGAATGGATTATATCCAGATGCTGTAGAAGGTTGGAAAAAAGGGAGTATTTATTATAAAGGAGAAAACATTGAGTCATTTGAAAAAGGTGTATTAAATAAGAGAATCGGTGTGGTCTTCCAAGATCCTGAAAGCCAATTTTGTATGGTAACTGTCGAAAACGAACTTGCCTTCACAATGGAAAACATCCAAGTTCCTCGTGAAGAAATGAAGCCACGCATTGAGAAGATCGTACGTCAAGTGGGGATTGAATCATTACTAAAAAGGCCAATCCATGAACTTTCCGGTGGACAAAAACAAAAGGTTGCTCTTGCTTCTGTCCTTCTTTTAGAACCGGAATTAATCATTTTAGACGAACCGACAGCAAACTTAGACCCCTATTCACGTAAAGGGTTTATTGATTTGATCGGTCAATTAAAAGTAAATCATCATTTAGCCGTTCTCATTATTGAACACCAGCTTGACGACTGGCTATCATTTACTGATCGTGTCATATGCCTAAGTCATCAAGGGGAAAAAATTGCAGAAGGAGAGCCTGGCTCGATCTTTTACAAAAATGCAGATTTGCTCCTAAAAGAAGGAGTTCATTTACCGAAAGTGGTCGAAACGTACTTAAAGCATGGTCAGCCATTTGCTTTTGATGAAAACTATTGCCCTTTATCGGAAAGAGAACTTGCTTTATTTTTTGCTGAGAAAAATAAAGGTTTCAACTTATACGTAAGTCCGTCCAAACCTACCATTAAAGAAAGTTCCCCAATCCTTTCATTGAAAGATGTTTCGTATTCAAGGAAAAAAAAGCAACAAGTGTTACGGGACATAGATATTGATTTTCATGAAGGCGAATTTATCGGCATCGTCGGTGAAAACGGAGCAGGTAAATCAACACTTTTACAAATATTGGCTGGGATTTTAACACCAACTACTGGCTCACGATCGTTACTTGGTAAAGACTTTAAAAAGTGGTCTGAACATGAGTTACGAAAAAATCTTGGGTTTGTGTTCCAAAACCCTGAACATCAATTTATAACGGACACCGTTTATGATGAACTTGCATTTGGTATGAAGTTAAATCGTGATAAAGAGCACGATATTAGAGAAAAAGTTACACATTTACTATCACGATTTCGATTAGAAGGTAAGATGTGGAGCAATCCTTTCGCGTTAAGTGGAGGGCAAAAGCGTCGTTTAAGTGTTGCAACAATGCTTGATGAGACGCCTAAAATATTGCTTTTCGATGAACCGACTTTCGGTCAAGATGCAAAAACGACAGAAGAACTCATGATCATGATCAATTCTTTGCGTGAACAAGGAACAACAATTGTTTTTGTAACGCATGATATGGAATTAGTTGATCGATATTGTGAGCGTGTCATCGTTCTCCATAAAGGAGAGGTTTCCTTTCAAGGGGCCCAAAACAAACTTTGGGAAAATGACGATCTCATTGCAAAAGCACATTTGCGATTGCCATACCGCATTCGGTTAAAAAATGAACTCAACAACGTAAAACGAGAAGCTCGTTCGAAAGGAGTGGATCGAGAACATGTTAGAATCCATTAATCCATCGGTGAAAGCCTTCACTATTTTTATTCCGGGATTATTGTTAGCATTTATTTTCGATCCTGTCACCCCTGCTATTTATTTATTATTTACGATTACCATGACATTCTTATTAAGTAATATCCCCTTTAAGAAGTGGCTTATGATCTTCACACCTTTTGTTTTACTTTCACTTGGTTTTGCATGGATGACTGCATTATACACGGGGGATTCTTTTTCCGGTGGTGAAGTAATTTTGGCGTTTTGGTGGTTCGAAGTCGACTATCAAAACTTGATGGTCGCTATAAGTCTTGGACTTCGTTCATTATGCTTAGTTGCGCTTTCACTCATGTTTGTACTAACAACAGATTCTACGAAGTTCATGCTTAGTCTAATGCAGCAATGTAAACTCCCACCTAAATTTACGTATGGGATCCTAGCAGGTTATCGATTCTTGCCAACGTTTAAGCACGAACTAGAAATTCTTCGGCAAGCCCATCGTATTCGCGGGGTTGGCAGAGCACGTGGTATTAAGGAGAAAGTTTATCAAATAAGGCGCTATGCCATTCCATTACTCGCTAATGCGATTCGAAAAGCAGAACGAGTCGCAATCGCAATGGAATCAAAAGGTTTCACCGGTTCAACAGATCGCACACACTACTATAAACTAACCGTTAAAAAACGTGACTGGGTGTTTCTCTCAGGCTTTGTGATCGTCCTGTTCGGTGCAGTCTATGTATCATATCAACTCGGACACTTAAATGTATTTGGAAGAAAATTTTAAAGGAAGTAGGCATTGCATAGCCTAGCAATCCCCATTTATCCCCAGGTGCCAGGCACCTGGGGATTTTTGTCACTTCACTAACCTCGCCTGTTACCAAATAATACCATGTACCAGACACCTGGGATTATTTGGTTCCGTTTAGCCAGCCTCCCTTGAACATACTAAGAAAAAGACGGTTAAGGAGGATTATGAACGATGCATACGATCTGGAAAGGTTCGATTTCCTTTGGCCTTGTAAACATCCCAATTAAATTACATGCGGCTACTGAAAATAAAGACGTGAAGTTACGAAACTTACACAAAGACTGCCACGCCCCAATTAAATATGAAAAAACGTGCTCTGAGTGTGGCAAGGAAATATCAAATGACGATATTGTAAAAGCGTATGAATACACTGAGGGGAAGTACGTTGTACTTGATGACGATGAGCTTAATAAACTAAAAAAGGAACAAGAAGATAAAGCCGTTGAGATTCTCGATTTTGTTGAGTTAAAAGAAATTGATCCGATTTATTTTGACCGATCTTATTATTTAAGTCCAAACGAAGGCGGTTCGAAAGCATATGCATTACTTAGAAAATCACTTCAAGATACCGGAAAGATTGGACTTGCGAAAATCACGATCCGCTCAAAAGAAAATCTTGCAGCAATCCGTGTGTATGAAAACACGTTAATTATGGAGACACTCCATTTCCCTGATGAAGTCCGTGATGTAAAAAACGTACCGAATGTGCCTGATGAAACAAACATTCAAGAAAAAGAACTAGAAACCGCGAAAACATTAGTCGATCATTTAACAGCAGAATTCGACGCAACGAAATATACTGATGATTACCGACTAGAGCTATTGCAACTTATACAGGAAAAAGTTGAAGAAGACGAAGGCGTGACAAAACAAGAGCAATCAAATGTCATTGACTTAATGGAAGCACTCGAAAAAAGTATCGAAAAAACAAAGCCGGACAATGCAAAAAAGAAAACAACAAAACGCTCAACAGCAAAGAAAAAGACGACGACGAAAAAAACGACATCAAAAACAACAAAAGCAAAAACAACAAAAGCAAAATCAACGAAAAAGCCAACAAAACAAGCAAAATAACTATGATGATCCAACTAAATTCATTGTCGAGGCTGTTCCCAGTATGGTGAGAGCCTCGTTTTTTTATTCCTTAATAAAAATGAATGATGTTCCTCGGCCCAGGCATCAATTTCCGGATTTGATTCCTTCCTCGCTCGATTTTCCTTCCCAACGTCATCAATACCAAGGTAAATTACCTCACTCGCTTTTAATCGGACATTCCTTATCCATCAACATTTGTTCTAAAAATCAATACCGCACCACAAAACTGTGATACGGCACTTTGTCATTCCACACAAAATTGTTAGTTGTCAAGTCCTCCGCTTTCAAACCCTTCACCTACGTCAAATCCTCCAACTTCAGGATTATCAAACCCTTGTATCCCGTCGTTTTCAGAATCTGGGGTAATAATTGCCGGAGCCATACCAGAACTCCCGCCACTACTATAAAACTGCGGAACCTCACCAGATAACCAGACAGTAACGATTGGAATCGATGTTTGGACAACCTCTTCATCTGTCGCAAACGGAATAACGACTTTAACATCTGCTTCAATTTCTACAGAAATACTAATATACGTATTATTAATCCCTAAGTTTACATATTCTTCTTTCACGTCTGCTTTTACATCACCAATCGCTGACAAACGAATCGGTACACGTGGACCTAAATGCGCAAGTAATGCATTATTTGTAGCTTGACCGAGCGGTATCGTATGGATGATCCCATCTTCAGCAAATGTCGCTCCTTCCCGTTCCAAATCTACATCTGTTGGCAGACTGTAATCTTGCACCCTTCCATGCTCAATATCATTTAAAAAATCTTGAACTCGCTTAACTGTATCTCGCATGATTTTATTTGATAGTGCTGTATTCACTTGAAATGTTTGTAAGTTTCCATTTGCATCATATTGAAACTCAACGAGTTCATTCATATCCATATCATCAATAATTTTTTTTGACAGTGCATCATTAATAGCCAGCGTTCCAATTCGTTGCGTTTCCGTCTTTGCAATGGCCATTAACGTCGGCCTTATACCTTGTTCAATAATAATCAACCCTTGGACGGTCAATAACGAAAATACTAATAATGATATTAAAAAGACATAGCGAAAGGGCAGCGGCCCTCTTTTTCTTTTTTTGATTCGAAACATCGGTGCTTTTTTCATGCTGGTCCCTCCCCCTTCTCTAAATCTATATGCAAAGAAGGACAGCTACTTTCATTTCCTCATTGATTTTTTGGACAAAAATTAGATGAAGCCTTTTATCACTCATATTTTTATAACGAGCCGAGATACTATAAACATCTTATGTAACATGGAGGACCATTCAATGAATATCAAACCTATCATCCCGTTTGAACCAATCAAGCAAGAGGAAATTCCCGAAGGAAAACACTGGGTGTACCAAATTAAATGGGATGGGGTTCGAATCCTTACCTACTGTGACGGAAGCGAAGTAAAATTATTTAACCGAAATTTAAACGAACGGACGAAACAATTTCCTGAAGTGGTAAATATAAAGAACTATGCAAACGTAAAGTCCATCATTTTAGATGGGGAAATCATTGCATTTAAAGAAGGCCGACCTTCTTTTTCACAAGTCATGAAAAGAGATCGACTTCGTTCAGAGCGAAGTATTCAAGCGAAAACAGCGACGATCCCCATTTGTTATTGTATCTTTGATATTCTTTATTTAAATGGTGATTGGTTATTAGATACACCACTGAACGAAAGACAAGAAATATTAAAAAAAGTTATTAAACCAACCAATGCGATACAACTTGTAAAAAACTATGACGATGGTGAACAGCTATTTACTGCTGTAAAAGAGCAACAATTAGAAGGAATGATATGTAAAGATGTCACCAGTTCGTATGAATTGAAGGGAAAGGACAAACGTTGGTTAAAAATAAAAAACTTCCATGATATCCACGCTGTGATCGGTGGGGTTACTTACAGAGGAAATACAGTCAATTCACTCCTTTTAGGTATGTATGACAAAGAGCAAACCTTTCATTACGTCGGCCACGCAGGAACAGGCAAACTATCCCAAGACGATTGGACAACAATTACGAAGCTTATCGAAACGATTAAAACCGATAACATGCCATTTGTTCATAAACCAGACAGGGCAAAAGGAGCAGTTTGGGTAAAACCACAGTATGTTGTCAAAATCCAGTATATTGAATGGCCCAAAGGACAATCTATTCGGCAGCCAAGTATTCAAGCTTTCATCGATAAACCGGCTGAAGGTTGCCTCCTCCCAGAAGACCACAGTGACAAAGGAAGAGTCAAATGACCATCAATCACCCTGTTTTTTCAGACAAAAAAAGAACCTATAAAGGCAGTTTCTTTTTAACAGGCTTTCATCGCACAAAGAGACAGTTTTTTGCTGGTTTCTTTAAAAATGGTGAAATTATTGAAGCTGGATCTTTTTCTGAAGGTCTTACAGAAGAAGAGAAAAGTGCGCTGATCAACTCATTAATGAAACAAGTCCCACGAAAAACAAAAAAACAAAAAATTGCGATCAAACCAAGCCTCTGTGTCGAGTTAACGTTTTCTGGCTTTTCGCGTAATAAGCTACTTCATCCTAAGTTTTCTAAATTTCAACTAAAGGATCACCCAGAAAGCTGTACGTGGAGCAATTTAATTATAAAAAACCTTTCAATAAGCGACAGCGTTCAAGTAACAAACCATGATAAACGATTATGGGAAACACCGCCAATTAATAAGGATCAATACGTGGCCTACTTATCGGAAATTGCAGAGCGAATGCTACCATTTTTACAAGAGCGAACGGTGACTGTAAAACGCGCTCCACAAGGTGTGAAGGATGAAGTGTTTTATCAAAAAAATTGTCCAGAATATGCTCCGCCATTCGTGAACACATATCATACAGATGAGACGGATTACATTGTTTGTGACAATGTGTCAACGCTTCTTTGGCTCGGTAACCAAGCGTCAATAGAGTTTCACATTCCTTTTAATACCGTCAAAAGCGAAAACCCTGGTGAAATTGTCTTTGACCTTGATCCACCGGGACGAGAGCATTTTTCCTTAGCCATTAAAGCGTCGCGCCTTATGAAAGAACGTCTTGATGCCTTTAATATTACTAGTTTCCCAAAGCTCTCCGGCAACAAAGGTTTGCAAATCCATATTCCGTTCTTTAATCGTTCACTTACTTATGAGGATACGAGAATTTTCACATCCTTTATGGCAAACTATCTTACTGAAAAATATTCTAAAGACTTTACGACAGAACGAATGAAGAAAAAGCGTGGCAACAAACTTTACATTGACTACGTTCAACATTGGCGAGGAAAAACGATTATTTGTCCTTACTCATTAAGAATAAATGAAGATGCTACAGTCGCAGCACCTCTTAACTGGAATGAAGTTAACGAAAATTTAAACCCAATCGATTATGATTTATTTTCGGTCTTAGCTCGTGTTCGGAAAAAACAATGCCCTTTAAAAAAATATTTCAAAACAAAAAATGAAAGTGTCGCCGAGGTCATTGACATGCTAAAAAAGAACGGTCATAAATAAAAAAGCCTGGAAACGAATGTTTTCCAGGTTTAGGTGTTCAATTTCACTCTGAGGATGTTGCTCTTCTAGGAAAGAATTTATCCCACTTATACGTTTGTGTACCTCGTTTTCCAAGGTAAGAAAAGAAAGCTGCTAGCATTCCGAAAAAGATCACTGAAATGTAAAGTGGCATTTCCGTAATTACTTGACCAAACGATGTAAAAACAATCGCAGGCAATATGACACCACCGATTGAGTAACGCATATACTCTTTAAAGTTTGACGTCATCTCCATTAAATATAATGAAAGCAAATGGAAATGGACAAACGGCATTAATCTTAAAATCATCACTTGCCCTAAGGTAAGAGAGCGCCCTTTGAAAAACTTCGCTTTTAATTTTGTCACGCGGGCACGAAAAGATGGAAAAATATCTACTAACTTATAAAAACATAAACTCATCAAGGATAATCCAATAATTGAATAGATCGTTCCATGTACAAAGCCAAATAAATAGCCACCGGCAATACATACGACGATCACTGGTAAAAATAATAACGGCCGTATCAAATGTACGATAATAAATAGGACAGGGGCTAACCACCCAGCTTCTTCAATGATATGAGGAATCGCTACGTTGAATTCTTCCAAGCTGTCTCATCCTCCTCTCATAACATGTCTATGTGTGTATATGACAATCTATGATGACATGCCTAAAGTACAGTGTAACTTATAAAAAGTTGATCGTAAACAAGCAGTTTAAGGAAGTATCAACAGTGCTGTCCATAAACCGAAATGGATAATGAGGATGAATGGTAAACCAAGTCGAAAAAGAGGCTTTTTCGTTTTATGCCGAAAATATTTCGTACCGAGCATTGCTCCAATAACTCCGCCTAATAACGCAACGGTTAATAAACTTTTTTCACTCGTACGCCAAGCATTTTTACGCGCTCTATGCTTATCTCTTCCCATCATAATAAAACTTATCAAAGTTAATAATAGATAATAACCGACAACAACTAAAACAATCGTGTCCATACGAATTTGTCCTTCCTACAATCTTATTCACAGCTCTTTTTTACGTTCTTATTTTTTACAATTCATTCCACCCTTTAATTTAAGGCTAATATTTCACCATTATACATTAAAGCTCGGCTATACAAAACTTGGCCTATCGCTAAAGAGATTCTATATAAGCGAAGTGTGCTTACATAGAATCTCTTATGCTTTAGTGCAAGTCTTAATAAAAAGCGACTAGATTAACGAAGTTCTCGTAACCTTAGTCGCTTAACTTTCATTTATTGTTAATGTTTTATAGTACTTTCGATAAAAATAATTGCGTTCGTTCATGTTGAGGGTTGTCAAATAGCTCTTTTGGTTCACCCTCCTCTACAATATACCCCCCATCCATAAAAATGACACGGTCGGCAACTTCTTTTGCAAACCCCATTTCATGCGTAACGATGACCATCGTCATCCCTTCTTTTGCCAAATCCTTCATTACAGCTAGGACATCACCGACCATTTCGGGGTCTAAGGCTGAAGTCGGTTCGTCAAATAGCATAATTTTTGGTTCCATCGCTAAAGCTCTTGCAATGGCTACACGTTGCTTCTGACCGCCTGATAGGTTATCTGGATAAACTTCCGCTTTTTCTGATAACCCTACTTTTTCAAGAAGCTCCATACCTAGCTGATTCGCATCAGCTTCTGAATGTTCTTTTAAACGCTTTGGAGCTGCAGTAATATTTTCAAGTACCGTCATATGCGGGAACAAATTAAACTGTTGAAATACCATCCCTAACTTCTGACGCATTTTGTTTATATTATTGTTTGGGTCTGTAATATCTGTTTCTTCAATATAAATTGCTCCGCCTGTAGGGTCTTCTAAACGATTAATACAACGTAAAAAGGTACTTTTACCTGAACCAGACGGGCCGATTACACAGACAACTTCCTGCGGAGCAACTTCAGCGTTAATATCCTTTAGTACTTCTAAGTCACCAAATGACTTCTTTAAGTTTTCAATTTTTATCATGTAACTTCTAATCTCCTTTCAAGCCATCGGGAGAACAGTGTTAAAATATAAATGATGATAAAATACAAAATCCCTACTGCAGTAAGAATTTCAAATGCTCGGAAGTTTGCAGAATAAATCGACTGTCCTGACATTGTTAATTCGGCAATTCCAATGACAGATAAAAGTGATGTATCTTTTATACTCACGATAAACTGATTCACAAATGCAGGGAGCATACGCCTTACTGCTTGCGGTAAAATAATAATCCTCATCGTTTCACCATAGGAAAACCCTAACGTTCTTCCTGCTTCCATCTGCCCTTTATCAATAGAGTTAATACCCGCACGGAAGATTTCCACTAAGTAAGCGCCGGCATTAATACTAATGACAATAACACCTGCTGTAAAAGCAGACAATCTTAAATCGGTTACTGCAGGTATACCTATGTATATATATAACATTTGAACTAATATAGGGGTTCCTCTAATGATGTTTACATATATTGTTGCAATCCCTTTTAACACTTTATTTTTAGCGATGCTAAATAGTCCAAATACCAATCCTATCACTAAAGCAATTAATAAAGATATGACTGTAATTAAAACAGTCATCCATAAACCTTTTAAGAGGACTGGCATAGCATCTATAACTACTTGTATACTGTCGATGGTCGTTCTACCTCCTAATTAAAGTCCATATAAGATCAATAGTTCGACCTAAAGCAACTTCTTGCATTAGGCCGAACATGTTTTACCGTTACTTAATCAGCAAAGTATTGGTCATAAATTTCATCGTACTTTCCACTTTCGAATAAATACTCAAGACCACTATTCATTTTATCTAACAACCCATCCGCATCTTTTGAAACTGCAATTCCGTAGTCTTCACCAGTTAAACGGTCACCAACGATACGAACGTCAGAATCATCTCCGTCTTGAACAATTTTATATGCAACACTTGGGTAGTCATTAATAACTGCATCTGCATTCCCTGAAACAATTTCCATGTACATCATTGCATCTTCTTGGAAGATCGTCACATCACCATTATATTGCTCTGCAAGTTCGTTAGCTTTTTCCAAACCAGATGTACCTTGTTTCGCAACAATTGTTGCTCCTTCTAAGTCGTCCATACTATTAATCTCACTATCTACTGGTACGATAAGAGATAAACCAGATTCAAAATATGGATCACTGAAATCAACAACCTCTGCTCGGTCTTCACGGATTGAAATTGCGGATACAGCAGCGTCTACTTGGTCTGCTTGTAATGCTGGAATGATTGCATCAAAACGCATAATCTCCCAATTCACTTCTAATCCTTCATGTTCAGCAATTGACTCAATAATTTGGATATCAAACCCTGTTAATTCACCATCTTCCACATATTCAAAAGGTGGATAGTCTTGTACTACTGCAACTGTAATCTCTTCTTTTTCTCCACCATCAGTTGCATCAGCTTGAACATCTTCATCTGCAGTTCCACAAGCTGTTATTACCAATAAAAGTGTCATAGCAAGTAATGTCATTAACATGTTTTTCATATTCAACTCACATCCCTTTCTTTTTTTGGAAAAAATATAAATTTCTTTCCTATGTACAACCCTTTTCTGTTTTTCTAAGTAAATATTTAGAAAAGACAATTTTTTGCCATGTTTTATACTTTAAACGTTTCCTTTAATTTCCACAAATTGCTTCTAGATTGATATATTCCTATTATTACTATTAAAACCTGATAAGAGTGAATTATGAGAAAAATCTAACGAATCCCTCTTGAATAACTTTAGATACTCGAAATATCTTGAAATGCACTCAAAATAAATTTAATTCAGTATATTTTGATGTTTCTGAAAGTCTAAATCTAAGCTTTTTAAACTTACTTCAACCCTTGGAGCCAGTTATTCAGTAAAATCTCTTTTGTTGCCACAGGTTAAATCCATTGATTGAGCTACGATCTGCTAATTTAGCTACGACAAGTAAGCAACGGTGCTAAAATACATAAATTCTTAAAGTGCAAAAAAAAAACGACTAGATTACATGAAAGTAACCTTAGTCGCCATACATTACCATTCTTCCAATACTGTTATTTAATTTCTCTGTATTGTTTTTTTCTTTAATTTAAAAAATATCGAGGTTGATCCTTTAAAGCTTTTAATTATAGTACTTTGGATAAGAATGATTGCGTTCGTTCATGTTGAGGATTATCAAACAACTCTTTTGGTTCGCCTTCTTCTACAATATATCCTCCATCCATAAAAATCACACGATCAGCTACCTCTTTAGCGAATCCCATTTCGTGTGTAACGATCACCATTGTCATCCCTTCTTTGGCTAAGTCCTTCATAACTTCAAGGACATCTCCAACCATTTCTGGGTCCAAAGCAGATGTCGGTTCGTCAAATAGCATAATTTTCGGCTCCATTGCTAGTGCTCTAGCAATCGCCACACGTTGCTTTTGGCCTCCCGAAAGGTTATCAGGATAGACATCAGCTTTATCTGACAAACCTACCTTTTCAAGAAGTTCTTTCCCTAACTTATTTGCCTCTGATTCAGATCGCCCTTTTAGTCGTTTAGGACCTGCTGCAATATTATCAAGCACTGTCATATGAGGGAAAAGGTTGAACTGCTGAAATACCATCCCTAA
The Bacillus shivajii DNA segment above includes these coding regions:
- the ligD gene encoding non-homologous end-joining DNA ligase encodes the protein MNIKPIIPFEPIKQEEIPEGKHWVYQIKWDGVRILTYCDGSEVKLFNRNLNERTKQFPEVVNIKNYANVKSIILDGEIIAFKEGRPSFSQVMKRDRLRSERSIQAKTATIPICYCIFDILYLNGDWLLDTPLNERQEILKKVIKPTNAIQLVKNYDDGEQLFTAVKEQQLEGMICKDVTSSYELKGKDKRWLKIKNFHDIHAVIGGVTYRGNTVNSLLLGMYDKEQTFHYVGHAGTGKLSQDDWTTITKLIETIKTDNMPFVHKPDRAKGAVWVKPQYVVKIQYIEWPKGQSIRQPSIQAFIDKPAEGCLLPEDHSDKGRVK
- a CDS encoding TVP38/TMEM64 family protein, producing MEEFNVAIPHIIEEAGWLAPVLFIIVHLIRPLLFLPVIVVCIAGGYLFGFVHGTIYSIIGLSLMSLCFYKLVDIFPSFRARVTKLKAKFFKGRSLTLGQVMILRLMPFVHFHLLSLYLMEMTSNFKEYMRYSIGGVILPAIVFTSFGQVITEMPLYISVIFFGMLAAFFSYLGKRGTQTYKWDKFFPRRATSSE
- a CDS encoding DUF1294 domain-containing protein, whose translation is MDTIVLVVVGYYLLLTLISFIMMGRDKHRARKNAWRTSEKSLLTVALLGGVIGAMLGTKYFRHKTKKPLFRLGLPFILIIHFGLWTALLILP
- a CDS encoding amino acid ABC transporter ATP-binding protein, whose product is MIKIENLKKSFGDLEVLKDINAEVAPQEVVCVIGPSGSGKSTFLRCINRLEDPTGGAIYIEETDITDPNNNINKMRQKLGMVFQQFNLFPHMTVLENITAAPKRLKEHSEADANQLGMELLEKVGLSEKAEVYPDNLSGGQKQRVAIARALAMEPKIMLFDEPTSALDPEMVGDVLAVMKDLAKEGMTMVIVTHEMGFAKEVADRVIFMDGGYIVEEGEPKELFDNPQHERTQLFLSKVL
- the ligD gene encoding DNA ligase D; amino-acid sequence: MTINHPVFSDKKRTYKGSFFLTGFHRTKRQFFAGFFKNGEIIEAGSFSEGLTEEEKSALINSLMKQVPRKTKKQKIAIKPSLCVELTFSGFSRNKLLHPKFSKFQLKDHPESCTWSNLIIKNLSISDSVQVTNHDKRLWETPPINKDQYVAYLSEIAERMLPFLQERTVTVKRAPQGVKDEVFYQKNCPEYAPPFVNTYHTDETDYIVCDNVSTLLWLGNQASIEFHIPFNTVKSENPGEIVFDLDPPGREHFSLAIKASRLMKERLDAFNITSFPKLSGNKGLQIHIPFFNRSLTYEDTRIFTSFMANYLTEKYSKDFTTERMKKKRGNKLYIDYVQHWRGKTIICPYSLRINEDATVAAPLNWNEVNENLNPIDYDLFSVLARVRKKQCPLKKYFKTKNESVAEVIDMLKKNGHK
- a CDS encoding amino acid ABC transporter permease, whose protein sequence is MPVLLKGLWMTVLITVISLLIALVIGLVFGLFSIAKNKVLKGIATIYVNIIRGTPILVQMLYIYIGIPAVTDLRLSAFTAGVIVISINAGAYLVEIFRAGINSIDKGQMEAGRTLGFSYGETMRIIILPQAVRRMLPAFVNQFIVSIKDTSLLSVIGIAELTMSGQSIYSANFRAFEILTAVGILYFIIIYILTLFSRWLERRLEVT
- a CDS encoding basic amino acid ABC transporter substrate-binding protein is translated as MKNMLMTLLAMTLLLVITACGTADEDVQADATDGGEKEEITVAVVQDYPPFEYVEDGELTGFDIQIIESIAEHEGLEVNWEIMRFDAIIPALQADQVDAAVSAISIREDRAEVVDFSDPYFESGLSLIVPVDSEINSMDDLEGATIVAKQGTSGLEKANELAEQYNGDVTIFQEDAMMYMEIVSGNADAVINDYPSVAYKIVQDGDDSDVRIVGDRLTGEDYGIAVSKDADGLLDKMNSGLEYLFESGKYDEIYDQYFAD